The following are from one region of the Rosettibacter firmus genome:
- a CDS encoding LOG family protein: MRKKYVTVFGSSIPSPGDEEYELAYKLGKKLAENGLNVCTGGFQGIMDAVSKGATEKGAEALGITLAVYNARPSKYLTKEIRCNTLFERLNKLIEYGNAYIVLNGGTGTLVELAIVWELMNKKLLNEKPFACHGTLWKEIVHLMEEQIKREKRKTGLVKCFDDINECADFIIDKLKD, from the coding sequence ATGAGAAAAAAATACGTTACAGTTTTTGGTAGTTCAATTCCATCTCCTGGAGATGAAGAATACGAATTAGCATACAAACTGGGCAAGAAATTAGCTGAAAATGGTTTAAATGTTTGTACAGGTGGATTTCAGGGAATTATGGATGCAGTATCAAAAGGGGCAACTGAAAAAGGTGCTGAAGCATTAGGAATTACTCTCGCAGTTTATAATGCCAGACCAAGTAAATATCTCACTAAAGAAATTAGATGCAACACACTTTTTGAAAGACTGAATAAATTAATTGAGTATGGTAATGCATACATAGTTTTGAATGGTGGAACTGGAACACTTGTTGAACTCGCAATTGTATGGGAACTTATGAATAAGAAATTACTGAACGAAAAACCTTTTGCCTGTCATGGTACTTTGTGGAAAGAAATTGTTCATTTAATGGAAGAACAAATTAAAAGAGAAAAAAGAAAAACTGGTCTCGTAAAATGCT
- a CDS encoding M48 family metalloprotease: MIKTKQLIILFISIIFISCSTGINIFTDSDEVNLGKQFDAEIRKNTKEYPIYENQEVKDYIDKNIFREILKSPEIKKNKVYNYQIEIIKNDSILNAFAIPGGYIYLYTGLLKYLDSEDALAGVLAHEIAHVERRHATQRITASYGISIILSIALGENPTQVAELVANLFSGLALLANSRANEDESDEYSIKYLQSTRFYPGAVKFFFEKLRDDGLVSKQSSTIATFLSTHPDPVNRIKTTESRLKALGIEIINYKSESSRIFRNEYKKNILEKIN; this comes from the coding sequence ATGATAAAAACTAAACAACTAATTATTTTATTTATTTCAATAATATTTATATCCTGTTCAACTGGCATTAATATTTTCACCGATTCAGACGAAGTAAATTTAGGGAAACAATTTGATGCAGAAATAAGAAAAAATACCAAAGAATATCCCATTTACGAAAATCAGGAAGTAAAAGATTATATTGATAAAAATATTTTTCGTGAAATTTTGAAATCTCCCGAAATCAAAAAAAATAAAGTATATAACTATCAAATAGAAATAATAAAGAACGATAGTATATTAAACGCATTTGCAATTCCAGGTGGTTATATTTATTTATATACAGGTTTACTTAAGTATCTTGATTCCGAAGATGCACTTGCAGGTGTTTTAGCTCATGAAATTGCTCATGTTGAAAGGCGTCATGCTACTCAAAGAATTACAGCTTCATACGGAATTTCTATAATATTAAGTATTGCACTCGGAGAAAATCCTACGCAAGTTGCAGAACTTGTAGCAAATTTATTTTCAGGATTAGCACTTCTTGCAAATAGTAGAGCTAACGAAGATGAAAGTGATGAATACTCAATTAAATACTTACAGTCCACAAGATTTTATCCTGGTGCAGTAAAATTCTTCTTTGAGAAATTACGTGATGATGGATTGGTTTCAAAACAAAGTTCTACGATCGCTACATTTTTATCAACTCATCCCGATCCAGTAAATAGAATAAAAACAACTGAATCAAGATTAAAAGCTTTAGGGATAGAAATTATCAATTATAAAAGTGAATCGAGCAGAATTTTTAGAAATGAGTATAAGAAAAATATCTTAGAAAAAATTAATTAA
- the obgE gene encoding GTPase ObgE codes for MFIDYAKIYVKAGKGGNGAVAFRREKYVPKGGPAGGNGGNGGNVIFVADKNLNTLLDVRYKRKYIAENGQHGGSSLKDGKNGKDVFIRVPVGTVIKDAETEKVLCDLDEDGKTFIAAKGGKGGKGNSYFATPTNQAPRYAEPGKEGEEKNLILELKLIADVGLVGFPNAGKSTLISAISEAKPKIADYPFTTLEPNLGIVRYKDFQSFTVADIPGIIEGAHKGKGLGLKFLRHIERTKILLIMIDITSENHEKDYKTLISELNQYSKMLSRKKRIIGLSKADLVDKDTIEKLQKKKFADNVPVVVFSAVSGFGIQELLDELWRQLQD; via the coding sequence ATGTTTATTGATTACGCAAAAATTTATGTTAAAGCCGGTAAAGGAGGCAACGGAGCAGTTGCATTCAGAAGAGAAAAGTATGTACCTAAAGGTGGCCCCGCTGGCGGTAATGGAGGGAATGGAGGGAATGTAATTTTTGTTGCCGACAAGAATTTAAATACATTACTCGATGTTCGATATAAACGAAAATATATTGCCGAAAATGGGCAACACGGTGGCTCTTCTCTTAAAGATGGTAAAAATGGGAAAGATGTTTTTATAAGAGTTCCTGTTGGTACTGTAATAAAAGATGCAGAAACAGAAAAAGTACTTTGCGATCTTGATGAAGATGGTAAAACTTTTATTGCTGCAAAAGGTGGTAAAGGCGGCAAAGGAAATAGCTATTTTGCAACACCTACAAATCAAGCTCCCAGATATGCTGAGCCCGGTAAAGAAGGTGAAGAAAAAAATTTAATCTTAGAATTAAAACTCATTGCAGATGTAGGTTTGGTTGGATTTCCTAATGCTGGTAAATCAACTTTAATATCTGCTATATCAGAAGCTAAACCTAAAATTGCAGATTATCCCTTCACTACTCTCGAACCAAATCTTGGTATTGTTAGATACAAAGACTTTCAAAGTTTTACAGTAGCAGATATCCCTGGAATAATTGAAGGTGCACATAAAGGTAAAGGATTAGGCTTAAAATTTTTACGCCATATCGAAAGAACAAAAATATTGCTGATTATGATTGATATTACTTCAGAAAATCACGAGAAGGATTATAAAACTTTAATAAGCGAACTTAACCAATATTCCAAAATGCTGAGCAGAAAAAAAAGAATAATTGGTTTATCAAAAGCAGATTTAGTTGATAAAGATACTATTGAAAAACTCCAAAAAAAGAAATTTGCCGATAACGTTCCGGTTGTTGTTTTTTCTGCTGTAAGTGGTTTTGGCATTCAAGAACTTCTGGATGAATTATGGAGACAATTACAAGATTAA
- a CDS encoding zinc dependent phospholipase C family protein, giving the protein MKKFLLLFIIPVIFNYGWGDNGHKLITKHALNLLQNEITFSEDFKSKIIEHSVDPDYRKKNDPSEPQKHFIDIDYYKEFLNGEMIFSLDSLKKIYGDSIVTAQGILPWATITTYSNLVNAFKEQDKDKILLYTSDLAHYVADGHQPLHTTMNYNGQLTNQKGIHFRYEIEMIDKNLESIEQNLKLITPTYITNVTEFVFNYLTESNFEIDILLTADKFALQYNKGKYESDYYRILWYRTKYLTIDKFEQASYSLASLIYSAWIEAGKPKINY; this is encoded by the coding sequence ATGAAGAAATTCCTTTTACTTTTCATCATCCCAGTAATTTTTAATTATGGTTGGGGTGATAACGGTCATAAATTAATTACCAAACACGCATTAAATCTTCTACAAAATGAAATTACTTTCTCCGAAGATTTTAAATCAAAAATAATTGAACATTCGGTTGATCCAGACTATCGTAAAAAGAATGATCCATCTGAACCTCAAAAACATTTTATAGATATTGATTATTATAAAGAATTCTTAAATGGTGAAATGATTTTCTCATTGGATTCTTTAAAGAAAATCTACGGCGATAGCATTGTAACTGCACAGGGTATTTTACCCTGGGCAACTATTACAACATATTCAAATCTTGTAAATGCATTTAAAGAACAGGATAAAGATAAAATATTATTATATACATCTGATCTTGCACATTACGTAGCCGATGGGCATCAACCTTTGCATACAACTATGAATTATAATGGTCAGCTTACAAATCAAAAAGGAATTCACTTTAGATATGAAATAGAAATGATTGATAAAAATCTTGAAAGCATAGAACAAAATCTGAAATTAATTACACCGACTTACATAACTAACGTCACAGAGTTTGTATTTAATTATTTGACGGAATCAAATTTTGAGATTGATATTTTGTTAACAGCTGATAAATTTGCATTACAGTATAACAAAGGAAAGTATGAATCTGATTACTACAGAATTTTATGGTACAGAACAAAATATTTAACTATCGATAAGTTTGAGCAAGCATCTTATTCACTTGCATCTTTGATTTATTCAGCCTGGATAGAAGCAGGAAAACCAAAAATAAATTACTAA
- a CDS encoding succinate dehydrogenase/fumarate reductase iron-sulfur subunit — MNNKKLNLTLKIWRQPGPNSAGSFVEYKVSVSPDASFLEMLDELNNELESKNLEPIAFESDCREGICGTCGIVINGHPHGPIPRIATCQLHMRNFKDGDTIWVEPFRARAFPVIKDLIVDRSALDRIMEAGGFISVNTGSAPDGNAIPIPKDIASEAMDAATCIGCGACVAACKNASAMLFVSAKISHLALLPQGQPERYIRVQTMVKKMDELGFGACSNTYACEAECPKGISILNIARMNRDYLVAKLKTEEVE, encoded by the coding sequence ATGAACAATAAAAAATTGAACTTAACTCTAAAAATCTGGCGACAACCTGGCCCTAATTCTGCTGGCAGTTTTGTAGAATATAAAGTTTCTGTTTCACCCGATGCTTCATTTCTTGAAATGTTAGATGAATTGAATAATGAACTCGAAAGCAAAAATTTAGAACCCATTGCATTTGAAAGCGATTGTAGAGAAGGAATTTGTGGAACATGTGGTATTGTAATCAATGGACATCCTCATGGCCCTATTCCAAGAATTGCAACCTGCCAGCTTCATATGAGAAATTTTAAAGATGGAGATACAATCTGGGTTGAGCCATTCAGAGCCAGAGCATTTCCTGTTATCAAAGATTTAATAGTAGATCGATCTGCTCTCGATAGAATTATGGAAGCAGGTGGTTTTATTTCTGTTAATACAGGAAGTGCCCCAGATGGAAATGCAATCCCAATACCTAAAGACATTGCTTCTGAAGCAATGGATGCTGCAACCTGTATTGGATGTGGTGCCTGTGTTGCAGCTTGTAAAAATGCATCGGCAATGTTATTTGTAAGTGCAAAAATTTCTCATCTTGCACTTTTACCACAAGGACAACCAGAACGTTACATTAGAGTTCAGACTATGGTTAAAAAAATGGATGAACTTGGATTTGGTGCATGTTCAAATACTTATGCCTGCGAAGCAGAATGCCCTAAAGGCATCTCCATTCTTAATATTGCACGCATGAATCGTGACTATTTAGTTGCAAAATTGAAAACCGAAGAAGTTGAATAA
- a CDS encoding FecCD family ABC transporter permease has protein sequence METITRLTVTGFLLRIFILFIVLLIISLICLSIGSVNINPFQILSIIFSNEDNYLSKIIFDIRLPRILFAVLVGGGLSLAGAVFQSLLMNPLAEPYILGISSGGTFGAIISFYLGLSFPGTQLLAFVGALCVMFIVFILGKRFGELEPNVLLLSGIMVGSFFSALILLMMTILNDSLKTTIFWLIGNLSLADKNNLIFVMPITIITSTILIILSNKFNVMSLGSDYAKQLGINTNLIRNTSYILTSIMIGTLVSISGIIGFVGLLIPHICRILFGNDNRIIFTSSFFIGASYLVVADTIARTIISPAELPVGAITALIGAPIFIYLLKKKFSITN, from the coding sequence ATGGAGACAATTACAAGATTAACTGTTACAGGTTTTCTATTAAGGATTTTTATATTGTTCATAGTACTTCTAATTATTTCATTGATTTGTTTATCAATAGGAAGTGTAAATATTAATCCTTTCCAGATTCTTTCAATTATTTTTTCTAATGAGGATAACTATTTATCCAAAATCATTTTTGATATTAGACTTCCAAGAATATTATTTGCGGTATTAGTTGGAGGTGGTTTATCACTTGCTGGTGCTGTATTTCAATCTTTATTGATGAATCCACTGGCAGAACCTTATATACTCGGGATTTCAAGTGGTGGTACATTTGGAGCAATTATTTCTTTTTATTTAGGCTTATCTTTTCCTGGTACTCAGTTACTTGCTTTTGTTGGAGCTTTGTGTGTTATGTTTATCGTTTTTATTTTAGGAAAAAGATTCGGTGAACTCGAACCAAATGTTCTATTACTCTCTGGAATTATGGTTGGATCATTCTTTTCTGCTTTAATTCTATTAATGATGACTATATTAAATGATTCATTAAAAACCACAATTTTCTGGTTAATTGGTAATCTATCACTTGCAGATAAAAATAATTTAATTTTCGTGATGCCTATTACTATTATCACTTCCACAATCTTAATTATTCTTTCGAATAAATTTAATGTAATGAGTCTCGGTTCTGATTACGCAAAACAACTTGGAATAAATACAAATCTTATAAGAAATACTTCTTACATATTAACAAGTATAATGATAGGTACACTTGTATCAATAAGTGGAATAATTGGTTTTGTTGGATTATTAATCCCCCATATCTGCAGAATTTTATTTGGTAACGATAATCGTATAATTTTCACTTCATCTTTTTTTATAGGTGCATCTTATCTTGTAGTAGCAGATACTATTGCTCGAACAATAATATCTCCTGCTGAATTACCTGTAGGAGCAATAACTGCATTAATAGGAGCTCCCATTTTCATATATCTTTTGAAAAAAAAGTTCAGTATCACAAATTAA
- a CDS encoding secondary thiamine-phosphate synthase enzyme YjbQ: MQIRTFTFTVNTKGFNDIVDITSEIQSRLNETGMKEGNVLVFAPGSTSGITTIEYEPGLLKDYPEFFEKIAPSNYNYHHNETWHDNNGYAHIRASLQGSSLQIPFIDSKLLLGTWQQIVLVDFDNRPRRRNIIAQFIGQ; encoded by the coding sequence ATGCAAATTAGAACATTCACATTTACAGTAAATACCAAAGGATTCAATGATATAGTTGATATAACTTCGGAAATTCAATCCCGTTTAAATGAAACAGGAATGAAAGAAGGGAATGTCCTTGTTTTTGCACCAGGCTCAACTTCTGGAATTACTACAATTGAATATGAACCTGGTCTATTAAAAGATTATCCAGAATTTTTTGAAAAAATTGCACCTTCAAATTATAACTATCATCATAATGAAACCTGGCATGATAACAACGGATATGCCCACATTCGTGCATCACTCCAGGGAAGTTCTTTACAAATTCCATTTATTGATTCAAAACTTCTACTTGGTACGTGGCAACAAATCGTACTTGTAGATTTTGATAACAGACCACGCAGAAGAAATATTATTGCTCAATTCATAGGACAATAA